GAACTCGGCCACCGTCTCGACGATCATCTTCTGGTCGTCGTCGGGGGTCAGATCGAAGTAGTCCGACTCCTTTGCTGCCAGCCGGGTGGGGGAGCCGCCGATGTTCTGGATGCGCTTGAACTGGCGGGATCCTGCGCCGGCGGCCGAGAATGCCGTCTTCACGCCGTAGCGCAGACCCTTGTTGAGCGGATCGCGCAGGCCGTAGCGGTCCAGGAACTCCTGGCCCATCAGCGGGGTGAGCAGGGCGATCCCGATATCGGTCGCGGTGCGCTTGTGTTTCTGGAGTCCGACGGCGCTTTCCGGGCCGGTGCGCTTGGGTCGGGATTCGAGATTTGTCATCACAGCCTCACGTGGTTGGGGCAACGTGCGTCGTGACGCTATCTTACTCCAGAGTAAGATAGCGTATGGCTGTTATCAACGTCACACGGAAAGGCGTGCGCGCACCGCCTCGTGCAGGTGACCGTTGGTGGCCAGGGCACTGCCGCCGTGCGGCCCCGCCGCTCCGTCCAGGCTGCTGAACGTTCCGCCGGCCTCCCGGATCAGAATGTCCAGCGGAGCGATGTCCCAGACCTTCACCTCGGGTTCGCAGGCGATGTCGACCGCGCCCTCGGCGACCAGGCAGTAGGACCAGAAATCCCCGTAGGCGCGCACCCGCCACACCTCGTCGGTCAACGCGACGAACCGCTCCCGACGGTCGTCCCAACCGGTCGTCAGATCCGAATAGGACAGGCTCGCCGAGGACAGCTCCCTGACCCCGGAGACCTGGATGCGCCGCTGCCCGCCGCCGAACGACGTATGCGCGCCGAGACCGTGCGCGGCCCACCATCGCCTGCCCAACGCCGGCGCGCTGATGACGCCGACGACCGGCACGCTGTCGGAGATCAGGGCGATCAAGGTGCACCACACCGGCACCCCCCTGACGAAGTTCTTGGTCCCGTCGATCGGGTCCAGCACCCACACCCGTCCCGTCGAAACCGGTGCGCCGCCGAACTCTTCGCCGAAGATGCCATCACCGGGGCGAGCGGCGGTCAGCGTGGCGCGCAGCGCTTCTTCTGCTCCCTTGTCGGCATCGGTGACAGGTGTCAGATCAGGTTTCGTCTCGACGGCGAGATCCAGGGCGCCGAACCGGTCCATGGTCAGGGCGTCGGCCTGATCGGCGAGTTGCAGGGCGAGGGCGAGATCATCGGCGACGTCGGTCATGCCCGCATGCCTACCATGGTGGCGTGGTCGAATTCGCGATGATCCTGCTGTTGGTGGGTGCCCTGGTCCTGATAGCGCGGCCGTGGATCCAAAAGCGTGCCGCCGCCGGTGGCGGCGGGGCCGGATTCGGTGGAGGACGCGCCGCGAACATGGCGCCGGGCACGCTGCTGGTCACCGGTGTCAGCCCGCGTCCCGATGAGGTCGGTGAGCAGTTCGTCACGATCAGCGGGGTGATCAACGGGCCCACGGTCAACGAACATGTGGTCTATCAGCGGATGGTCGTCGACGTCGATCAGTGGCCGACCATCGGTCAGCTCATCGACGTCGTCTACTCGCCCAAGAATCCGGACAAGTGGGGTTTCGCTCCGCTGGATGCGCCACCGCCGGAGTATCCGCCACCGCCACCGCCGAATCAGCCGCCACCGCCGCCCAATTATCCGAACTCCAACTGAGAGTGCCCATGTCGCAACAGCTTCCGCAGGGTCTGCTCGACCTGCTGCGTAAACCGAGCCCCTGCTTCGTGGCCACGCTGATGCCCGACGGCGCGCCTCAGTTGACCGAGACATGGGTGCACACCGACGGTGAGCACATCGTGCTCAACATCGTCGGCGGCTCACAGAAGGACCGCAACCTCGCCCGCGACCCGCGGATCGCGATCAATGTCGCCGACCCCGACGACATCCGGCGCTTTTATGCCATCCGCGGACGCGTCGCGGTCACGACGACCGAGGGTGGACACGAGAGCATCCACGAGATCTCGCAGAAGTACCTCGGCATTCCCTACCCCTACTTCAGCGGTAATCCCGACGAGACCCGGCTCATCCTCACCATCGCCGCCGAGAAGATCACCCCGCCGCCGGGGGAGTGAACGGCGGCTCGACGGGCCGAGCCCTGACAGTCCGATAAAGCGCCTCGGGCGAGATCGGCCTCAAGGTTGTCGTCACGGCCCCGTCGAGGCCTGAGCGCAACCGTCAGCAGAATCTCGTCCGAAGCATTCAACCCGGTACTGCTCGGGTGCCCGGGGAGCCTGAAACACCGCGTGCGTCAGCCGTGCGCTATCCCCAGCAACTTCTCGACGTTGGCGACCTTCACCCGCGGCCGGTGCTGCGCCTCGCCGATCGCGCGCTCGTGGGCATCGATGCGTTCCCAGTGCGCATCGGTGACCAGTCGGGGCTGTCGCGACAGCAACCAGTCATGCAGCTCCTGGGCGTGCCCATCGTCGAACCGCGGCTCACCGAGATCGGCCAACAGCGTCTCGACGGTGTCGGCGGAGTCCTTCTTGTTCGAGCCGATCACCCCGGACGGTCCGCGCTTGATCCAGCCGACCACATACTCGTGCTCGCGGCCCGCGATGCGGCCGTTCTCATGCGGGATGGTCCCGGAACGTTCGTCGAACGGCAGCCCGTCCACGGCGACACCGCGGTAGCCGACCGCGCGCACCACCAGCTGTACCGGTAACTCCTCGCGCTCGCCGGTGTCCTTGGCCACCACCCGGCCGCCCTCGTCGACCAGTTCATTGCGGCCCAACACGATCGACTCGACCTTGTCGGTGCCGCGGAGCTCCACCGGTGAGGTCGCGAAGCGGAACACCACCCGCCGCGGTGCCCCTGCCGGCTGCAGCTCGGCATATTCGCGCAGCACCTTGATGTTGGTGCGCACGGTCTTGTCGGCGGCCGCCAGATCCGCCTCGGTGATGCCGTCGAAATCGGCGCGCTCGACGACGACGTCCACCTCGGCCATCTGCTCCATGTGCCCGAGCTCGCGCAACTCCATGGTCGTGAACGGCGCCTGCAGCGGGCCCCGCCTGCCCACCACGATCACCTCCTGCACGGCCCTGGTTCCGAGCCGATCCAGTGCGTGGTCGGCGATATCGGTCTGGGCCAGTATCTGCGGCTCACTGATCAGGATCCGCGCGACGTCGAGTGCCACGTTGCCGTTGCCGATCACCACCGCGCGCTCGACGTCGAGGTCGGGTTCGGTCTCCTCGAAATGCGGGTGCCCGTTGTACCAACCGACGAAATCGACCGCGGAGACGCTGCCGGGCAGGTCCTCACCGGGGATGCCGAGCACCCGGTCGGACTGGGCGCCGACGGCGTAGATCACCGCGTCGTAGCGTTCGGCCAACTCGGCGGCGTGCACGTGTTCGCCGACGCCGACATTGCCGAAGAAACGGAAGCGCGGATCCTCGGCGGTCTTGGCGAACTGCGCGCTGATCGACTTGATCTTCGGATGGTCCGGCGCGACACCGGAGCGAACCAGCCCCCAGGGGGTCGGCAGCATCTCGATCATGTCGACACGGAAGTCGCGGCCGTCCTGGCCGGCTTTCAACAACGATGCGGCGGCAAAGAACCCGGACGGTCCAGAGCCGACGATCGCCACGTGGTACGGGCGCATGCATGGCCTTTTCGTGAGGCTGACCGGCGTCGCGCAAGGGGCTGTCGCGTCGATGCCGGAGGGGGTTTGCGCACCCGAGCCTAGCTGCGCAGCACCGATCGAGGGCCGAGTCGGGCGAAGCCGACCGGTAACCTCAACAATCGTGGATCCAGACCGTCTTGCCGATATCGCCGCCCTCGACACCACGTTGACGACCGTGGAGCGGGTGCTCGATGTCGAGGGTCTGCGCGCCCGCATCGTCACACTCGAAGCAGAGGCCGCCGACCCCACCCTGTGGAACGACCAGTCCCACGCCCAGAAAGTGACCAGCGAGCTGTCGCACGCGCAGAACGAATTGCGCCGCGTCGAGGAGCTGCGCCAGCGCGTCGAGGACCTGCCGGTGCTCTACGAACTGGCCGCCGAGGAGGGTGGGGAGGCCGGCGGCACCGAGGCCTTGGAAGAGGCCAATGCCGAACTGGCCAAGCTGCGCGAGGACATCGAGGCCATGGAGGTCCGTACCCTGCTGTCCGGCGAGTACGACGAGCGCGAGGCGCTGGTCAACATCCGCTCCGGCGCCGGTGGTGTCGACGCCGCCGATTGGGCGGAGATGCTGATGCGGATGTACATCCGGTGGGCCGAGGCGCACAAGTACCCGGTCGAGGTCTTCGACACCTCCTACGCGGAGGAGGCCGGTATCAAGAGCGCCACCTTCGCGGTGCACGCCCCGTACGCATACGGAACGCTCTCGGTCGAGCAGGGCACCCACCGTCTGGTGCGGATCAGCCCCTTCGACAACCAGGGCCGCCGCCAGACATCCTTCGCCGAGGTCGAGGTGTTGCCCGTCACCGAAACCACGGACCACATCGAGATCCCCGAGGGCGATATCCGCGTCGACGTGTACCGCTCCAGCGGTCCCGGCGGGCAGTCGGTCAACACCACCGACTCCGCGGTCCGGTTGACCCACATCCCGACCGGCATCGTCGTCACCTGTCAGAATGAGAAGTCCCAGCTGCAGAACAAGGTGTCGGCAATGCGCGTGTTGCAGGCCAAGCTGCTGGAACGCAAGCGCCAGGAAGAGCGCGCCGAGATGGATGCACTCAAGAGTGACAGCGGCAGCTCCTGGGGTAACCAGATGCGGTCCTATGTTCTGCACCCCTACCAAATGGTGAAAGACCTCCGCACCGAATACGAGGTCGGAAGTCCGGCCGCGGTGCTCGACGGCGATATCGACGGTTTCCTGGAAGCCGGTATCCGATGGCGCAATAGGAAAGATGACGACGACTAACGGCACGGTTCTCGCGATGTCAGTGGCCGACCGCTGGCATGACTTCTGGCGCGGCGAGATCGGCGAGTGGATCATCACCCGCGGTCTGCGCATCGTCATGTTGGTCATCGCCGCCATCCTGATCGCGCGGTTCGTCAACTGGGCCGCCCAGCGGATCACGCGCCGGATCGACGCCGACTTCCGGGAGAGCGACGCGCTGGTGCGCACCGAGACGGCCAAGCACCGGCAGGCCGTCGCGTCGGTCATCTCCTGGGTCACCATCGCCCTGATCTGCGTGGTGGTGCTGCTGCAGATCACCGACATCCTGGCCATCCCCGTCGGATCCTTGGTGGCGCCCGCCGCCGTGCTCGGTGCGGCACTCGGTTTCGGGGCGCAGCGCATCGTGCAGGACCTGCTGTCGGGGTTCTTCATCATCACCGAGAAGCAGTACGGATTCGGTGACCTGGTGACGCTGACCCTCGGTGCCTCCAACGACGCCACCGGCACCGTCGAGGACGTCACCCTGCGAGTGACCAAGTTGCGCACCAGCGACGGTGAGGTCTTCACGATCCCCAACGGCCAGATCATGAAATCGCTCAACCTGTCCAAGGACTGGGCGCGCGCCGTGGTCGACATCCCGGTGCCGACCACCGCCGACCTCAACTCGGTCAACGAGCTGCTGCACGGGGTATGCGAGAACGCGATGAAAGACCCGCACATGAGCGAGCTGTTGCTGGACCGGCCCCAGCTGATGGGTGTGGAAAGCCTGGAACTGGACACCGTGAACCTGCGGATGGTGGCGCGCACCCTGCCCGGTAAGCAGTTCGAGGTGGGCAGGCAATTGCGCCTGTTGGTCATCGCGGCGCTGGCCCGGGCCGGGATCGTGTCCAAGCCGGAGTCCACCCCGCTGGCCGCGAACTCGGAGGTCCGCAGTCAGTGAAACTGGTAACCCGGTCCACCGGTGACGACAACAAGCGCTGGCCGACCTACATGTTCGGCGGGCGGATGCGCACCTCGACGGTGGGATTGATCGTCGCGTTCTTCTGCACCGCATGGCTCTACGAGACCTATCAACCGCCGCCGGAGCCGCCCCCGATCACCCAGACCGTGCCGCCGGGGTTCGTGCCCGACCCGGATTACACCTGGGTGCCGCGCACGCAGGTCTACGAACGCCCGCAGACGACCTACCCGAGCACCACGACCCCGACGACCACCGAGCCGCCGGAGCCCACGACCACCACGACATCGCCCACGACGACGTCGGGCACCCCTGGACCCGATGACCCGGCCACGCCGAGCGGTGAGCCGACCACAGATGGGCAACCCACCACGACGGTGATCGATCCGGACGGTCCGGGTGGCCTGTTGCCGCCGATCACGCTGCCGGTGCTGCCCGGTCCGGCTCCCGCCCCCGGGACGACACCGCCACCGCCCGCACCCAGCCCGAACTGACACACGTCGAGATCCCGCTACACTGGCGTGCCGTGATGATCACCCTCGACAAAGTGAGCAAGCAGTACAAATCCTCTGCCCGCCCGGCACTGGATGACGTCTCGCTCAAAATCGACAAGGGTGAGTTCGTCTTCCTGATCGGGCCGTCCGGCTCGGGCAAGTCGACGTTCATGCGCCTGCTGCTCGGCGCGGAGCACCCGTCCAAGGGCGATATCCGGGTTTCCAAGTTCCACGTCAACAAGCTCGCCGACCGGCACATCCCGCAGCTGCGGCAGGTGATCGGTTGCGTCTTCCAGGACTTCCGGCTGCTGCAGCAGAAGACGGTCTTCGAGAACGTGGCCTTCGCGCTGGAGGTGATCGGCAAGCGCGGTGACGTGATCAACCGCGTCGTGCCCGATGTGCTGGAGATGGTCGGTCTGTCCGGCAAGGCCGCAAGGTTGCCGCACGAACTCTCCGGTGGCGAACAGCAGCGCGTCGCGATCGCCAGGGCGTTCGTCAACCGGCCCCTGCTGCTGATCGCCGATGAGCCGACCGGCAACCTGGACCCGGAGACCAGCAAGGACATCATGGATCTGCTTGAGCGGATCAATCGCACCGGCACCACCGTTCTGATGGCCACGCACGATCACCACATCGTGGACTCGATGCGTCAGCGCGTCATCGAACTGGAACTGGGCCGGCTCATCCGCGACGAACAGCGCGGTGTCTACGGAATGGATCGCTAGTGCGCTTCGGCTTTTTGGTCAACGAGGTCTGGACCGGACTTCGCCGCAACGTCACCATGACGGTGGCCATGATCCTCACCACGGCCATCTCCATCGGCCTGTTCGGTGGGGGTCTGCTGGTGATGCGCGTCGCCGACCAGTCTCGCGACATCTATCTGGACCGGGTGGAAAGCCAGGTCTTCCTCACCAACGACGTCTCGGCCAACGATCCGACATGCGATCAGGATCCGTGTAAGGCGCTGCGGGCGCAGATCGACGCGCGCGACGACGTCCGCTCGGTGCGCTACCTGAACCAGGCTGATGCCTACGAGGACGCCATCAAGAAGATCCCGGCGTTCAAGGACGTGGCCAGCAAGGACGCGTTCCCGGCCTCGTTCATCGTGAAGCTGGAGAACCCCGAGCAACACCTCGATTTCGACAGCGCGATGCAGGGCCAGCCCGGCGTGCTCAACGTGCTGAACCAGAAGGATCTGATCGACCGGCTGTTCGCGCTGCTCGACGGCATGTCCAACGCGGCGTTCGCGGTGGCACTGGTGCAGGCGATCGGCGCGATCCTGTTGATCGCCAACATGGTTCAGGTTGCGGCGTACACCCGGCGGACCGAGATCGGCATCATGCGCCTGGTCGGCGCGACACGCTGGTACACCCAGCTGCCGTTCCTCGTGGAGGCGATGCTGGCCGCGTTCATCGGCGTGGTGCTGGCGCTGCTCGGCCTGCTCACGGTGCGGTCGCTGTTCCTGGAGAAGGCGCTGTCGCAGTTCACCCAGGCTAATTTGATTGCGCCACTGGACTTCGCGGACATACTTTATATCTCGCCGATCCTGCTGTTCGTGGGTGTGGCGATGGCCGGGCTCACTGCGTACGTGACGCTGCGCCTCTACGTACGAAGATAGAAGATGGCTACCAAGAGCAAGAAACCGGACAAAGCCGAGAAGGCGAACAACTTCGTCATTGCGACCAATCGCAAGGCCCGGCACAACTATTCGATCCTGGAGACCTTCGAGGCCGGCGTAGTGCTGGTGGGCACCGAGGTCAAGAGCCTGCGCGAAGGTCAGGCCTCCCTTGTCGACGCGTTCGCCACCGTCGACGATGGTGAGATCTGGCTGCGCAACCTGCACATCGCCGAGTATCACCACGGCAGCTGGACCAACCACGCGCCGCGACGCAACCGCAAGCTGCTGCTGCACCGCCGTCAGATCGACACACTGGTCGGCAAGATCCGCGACGGCAACCTCACCTTGGTGCCGCTGTCGCTGTACTTCGTCGATGGCAAGGTGAAGGTCGAACTGGCGCTGGCCCGCGGTAAAGAGGCCCGCGACAAGCGCCAGGACCTCGCCAAACGCGATGCCGACCGCGAGGTGATCCGCGAATTGGGCCGCCGCGCCAAGGGAATGCGCTGAACCCCACGCCTGCGGCCGGGTTGCGGCGCGTTGTTTCCGTCGTGATCCCATTTCCCCGGTTCGCGGGCAATACAGGGATATAGTTCGCCCACGCGTCAAGACGCACGGGAGGACGGGTGACGGTGCGACGCTCGCGTCTATGTGCCCTCGTCCTCGGGGGCGTCGTCATCCTCGCGGCCATCAATGCCTGCGCGCCGTTCGGCGCCGCCGTCGCCGATCGTGTCGAGTTGATCCTGCAGGTGAGCGTTGGTGTCGGCGCCATTGTCGTCGGCGTGCTCACCGCGGCCCGGGAACATGGTCTCGAACGCTGGTGGCGAGTGTCGTTTGTGCTCGCGCTGTTCACCTGGGTGCTCGGCCAAGCCTTGTGGCAGGTGCACGTCGCCGACTGGGCGCCGATGCTGGCCCGCGCGATCTTCCTGGCCTTACCCGTGCTGGTCTTCACCTCGGTGATCCTGCTGGCGCGATCCAGCGGCGGGATTCGCGCGCCCGCGGCCAGCCCGCTCCGGCAGTCGCTGGTCACCAACGTGCTCGACGGGGTGATTGCCGCGGTCGCCTTCCTCATCCTGGCCGCGATGAGCGACCTGGGCACCAGATTCGAGGCCGCCAGCCCGGCCATGCGGGTGCTCGACGTCGTCTTCATCGGTGCCGAGATCGGCGTCATCGGCGTCATCGTCCTGATCGCGATGATCTACGACGCCGGCAGGCCCAACCGGACCAATTACATGCTGCTGGCCGGTGGACTGCTGCTGATGGGCGTGTCCAACCGCATGCTGGCCTACGTGCGGTCGGTCGACCGCATCGAGGCCGAACTCTGGGTCGGCATCGGACTGATCGTCGGCCCGGTGCTCACCGCGTTTGCGTTCCTGCCGACGACGCCGGCGCGCGAAGTCGACGTGCTGCGTCGCCAGGACTGGCCGCACCTGCTGTTGCCCTATATGGGTTTTCTTGGTGTGGCGGTGCTGTTCGCCTACCACCTCTACATCGATCGTGAGGTGTCCGCGCTCGCGGCATTCCTGACCATCGCCATGGTCGTGTTGGTGGCCAGCCGCCAGGTGGTCGCGACACGCGCCGAGCGCTCGCTGACCCAGTGGCTGTTCTGGGCGCAGCGCGGGCTTGCCCATCAGGTGCATCATGATCCGCTCACCGGACTGCCGAACCGGACCCTATTCGCCAAGCGCCTCGACGAGGCGATGGCACGTGGCAAGTTCGTGTTGATCTTCCTGGACCTCGACGATTTCAAGGAGGTCAACGACCGATTCGGCCACGCCGCCGGCGACGAGTTGTTGCGCGCGGTGGGGGAGCGGTTGTCGCGCGGCATCGGCGAGCGCGACACCCTGGCCAGGGTGGGCGGCGACGAGTTCGCGGTGCTGATCGTCAGCAATGGTGAGGCCGACGCCGAACTGGAAGGCGCCGCCGACCGCCTGCGCCTC
The sequence above is drawn from the Mycolicibacterium neoaurum VKM Ac-1815D genome and encodes:
- the smpB gene encoding SsrA-binding protein SmpB; the protein is MATKSKKPDKAEKANNFVIATNRKARHNYSILETFEAGVVLVGTEVKSLREGQASLVDAFATVDDGEIWLRNLHIAEYHHGSWTNHAPRRNRKLLLHRRQIDTLVGKIRDGNLTLVPLSLYFVDGKVKVELALARGKEARDKRQDLAKRDADREVIRELGRRAKGMR
- a CDS encoding mechanosensitive ion channel family protein, with the translated sequence MTTTNGTVLAMSVADRWHDFWRGEIGEWIITRGLRIVMLVIAAILIARFVNWAAQRITRRIDADFRESDALVRTETAKHRQAVASVISWVTIALICVVVLLQITDILAIPVGSLVAPAAVLGAALGFGAQRIVQDLLSGFFIITEKQYGFGDLVTLTLGASNDATGTVEDVTLRVTKLRTSDGEVFTIPNGQIMKSLNLSKDWARAVVDIPVPTTADLNSVNELLHGVCENAMKDPHMSELLLDRPQLMGVESLELDTVNLRMVARTLPGKQFEVGRQLRLLVIAALARAGIVSKPESTPLAANSEVRSQ
- the hisN gene encoding histidinol-phosphatase, encoding MTDVADDLALALQLADQADALTMDRFGALDLAVETKPDLTPVTDADKGAEEALRATLTAARPGDGIFGEEFGGAPVSTGRVWVLDPIDGTKNFVRGVPVWCTLIALISDSVPVVGVISAPALGRRWWAAHGLGAHTSFGGGQRRIQVSGVRELSSASLSYSDLTTGWDDRRERFVALTDEVWRVRAYGDFWSYCLVAEGAVDIACEPEVKVWDIAPLDILIREAGGTFSSLDGAAGPHGGSALATNGHLHEAVRARLSV
- the ftsE gene encoding cell division ATP-binding protein FtsE, with the protein product MITLDKVSKQYKSSARPALDDVSLKIDKGEFVFLIGPSGSGKSTFMRLLLGAEHPSKGDIRVSKFHVNKLADRHIPQLRQVIGCVFQDFRLLQQKTVFENVAFALEVIGKRGDVINRVVPDVLEMVGLSGKAARLPHELSGGEQQRVAIARAFVNRPLLLIADEPTGNLDPETSKDIMDLLERINRTGTTVLMATHDHHIVDSMRQRVIELELGRLIRDEQRGVYGMDR
- a CDS encoding PPOX class F420-dependent oxidoreductase translates to MSQQLPQGLLDLLRKPSPCFVATLMPDGAPQLTETWVHTDGEHIVLNIVGGSQKDRNLARDPRIAINVADPDDIRRFYAIRGRVAVTTTEGGHESIHEISQKYLGIPYPYFSGNPDETRLILTIAAEKITPPPGE
- the ftsX gene encoding permease-like cell division protein FtsX codes for the protein MRFGFLVNEVWTGLRRNVTMTVAMILTTAISIGLFGGGLLVMRVADQSRDIYLDRVESQVFLTNDVSANDPTCDQDPCKALRAQIDARDDVRSVRYLNQADAYEDAIKKIPAFKDVASKDAFPASFIVKLENPEQHLDFDSAMQGQPGVLNVLNQKDLIDRLFALLDGMSNAAFAVALVQAIGAILLIANMVQVAAYTRRTEIGIMRLVGATRWYTQLPFLVEAMLAAFIGVVLALLGLLTVRSLFLEKALSQFTQANLIAPLDFADILYISPILLFVGVAMAGLTAYVTLRLYVRR
- a CDS encoding FAD-dependent oxidoreductase: MRPYHVAIVGSGPSGFFAAASLLKAGQDGRDFRVDMIEMLPTPWGLVRSGVAPDHPKIKSISAQFAKTAEDPRFRFFGNVGVGEHVHAAELAERYDAVIYAVGAQSDRVLGIPGEDLPGSVSAVDFVGWYNGHPHFEETEPDLDVERAVVIGNGNVALDVARILISEPQILAQTDIADHALDRLGTRAVQEVIVVGRRGPLQAPFTTMELRELGHMEQMAEVDVVVERADFDGITEADLAAADKTVRTNIKVLREYAELQPAGAPRRVVFRFATSPVELRGTDKVESIVLGRNELVDEGGRVVAKDTGEREELPVQLVVRAVGYRGVAVDGLPFDERSGTIPHENGRIAGREHEYVVGWIKRGPSGVIGSNKKDSADTVETLLADLGEPRFDDGHAQELHDWLLSRQPRLVTDAHWERIDAHERAIGEAQHRPRVKVANVEKLLGIAHG
- a CDS encoding putative bifunctional diguanylate cyclase/phosphodiesterase codes for the protein MTVRRSRLCALVLGGVVILAAINACAPFGAAVADRVELILQVSVGVGAIVVGVLTAAREHGLERWWRVSFVLALFTWVLGQALWQVHVADWAPMLARAIFLALPVLVFTSVILLARSSGGIRAPAASPLRQSLVTNVLDGVIAAVAFLILAAMSDLGTRFEAASPAMRVLDVVFIGAEIGVIGVIVLIAMIYDAGRPNRTNYMLLAGGLLLMGVSNRMLAYVRSVDRIEAELWVGIGLIVGPVLTAFAFLPTTPAREVDVLRRQDWPHLLLPYMGFLGVAVLFAYHLYIDREVSALAAFLTIAMVVLVASRQVVATRAERSLTQWLFWAQRGLAHQVHHDPLTGLPNRTLFAKRLDEAMARGKFVLIFLDLDDFKEVNDRFGHAAGDELLRAVGERLSRGIGERDTLARVGGDEFAVLIVSNGEADAELEGAADRLRLALRDPFPVHGSSVRVKASMGLVRPDADGLSQTSDSLLRQADVAMYAGKRMGKNTAVVYNPLAGAVVDFPTMLREALGAPPKGFRLVYQPVVALPGGELVAVEALARWTAGNGVEISPETFVADAEAAGMGAELDSLVLDMACGEARAAGIDLDIHVNIGGARLGTPGFDQVVREVLQRHEIPRGRLILEITETEPIVDLDKAATQITRFGEFGVKVALDDFGSGFNSLLYLHCLPVDIVKLDRTLASDMDAGRDLTLYRSVINLCGELGFEVIAEGIETDDQADMVCRAGGRFGQGYLFGRPVPMSELAEMQRRAVRTI
- the prfB gene encoding peptide chain release factor 2, with amino-acid sequence MDPDRLADIAALDTTLTTVERVLDVEGLRARIVTLEAEAADPTLWNDQSHAQKVTSELSHAQNELRRVEELRQRVEDLPVLYELAAEEGGEAGGTEALEEANAELAKLREDIEAMEVRTLLSGEYDEREALVNIRSGAGGVDAADWAEMLMRMYIRWAEAHKYPVEVFDTSYAEEAGIKSATFAVHAPYAYGTLSVEQGTHRLVRISPFDNQGRRQTSFAEVEVLPVTETTDHIEIPEGDIRVDVYRSSGPGGQSVNTTDSAVRLTHIPTGIVVTCQNEKSQLQNKVSAMRVLQAKLLERKRQEERAEMDALKSDSGSSWGNQMRSYVLHPYQMVKDLRTEYEVGSPAAVLDGDIDGFLEAGIRWRNRKDDDD